The DNA segment GGGTTGCAACTATCCTTCTGGGTATCGTCGTCATCGGCCGAAAAATGCTGCGCGCTGTTCGACGGACCCTATCTCTCGCAGCAATTCCTTGGCGAGGGCATGACCATCATGTTGCGCCAGCAGGACGCCGATCTAACGGCCGCGATCAACCATGCGCTGGCAACACTGTCACGCGATGGCCGGCTCCAGGAAATCTACCTGCGCTATTTTCCCTACGGCCTCTATTGAGGACGCTTCTCAGCCCTTGCGGTAGCGGGCAATGGCGCTGCGCTCAATGGCGGCGCAGGTGAGCTTGTCGAGACCAAGACGGTCGCGCAGCAGGCTGAGCAGGCGCAGCTCCTCCGCCTTGACCGAGAAATCGGCAGAAGCGACCTCGACGGCAAGCGCGTAGGCGGTGTCATAGAGCCGCGCCGGCAGGGTGTCGCGCACCGTCTCCAGCACGATATCGAGCCCTTCGCTGCCTGCGAGAAGCTTGGCGCAATCGCGCGAAACGGAGATCAGCCGCTCGTCATCGAAACCGTCGAAAACCGGGAGCGCGTGGATCAGCTCGCCGATCCGCCCCAATTCCTTGTCGTTCATCGTCCGATCGACGGCGGATGCTATCACCATGACGTAGATCAGGGCTTCGTGGGCGGAAAGCGGCTTGTTCATGGCAGATCAAAATCCTTCAATTTGGCAGCAGACTAGAAAGTCGCGCCTCTCATGACAAGGGCTCGTGTCGGAAGCGCGGCGTCAGATTGTGATGTCAGATTGGATTAAGTGGGTTTTCCTTGGCAGGCGCCGGCCCGAGCGTTGATTTTCCGCCGACGCGCGGATCGTCGCCGTAGATGCCGCGCTTCTGCTGCTTTGCCTGTTCGGCAAGGGCGACCAGCGGCGATCCGGCCTCCGGCTCGGCCCAGCCGAACCGTACCAGCCATTCGCTGAGATCGACGCGAACATATCGGCAGGCGCCGATCACCGTACCCTGCCAGGTTGGGCTCGGCAGGTCGCAGTCGACGGTGCGGCCACGCAGATACATGCGGAAGGCCGTACGCGCCGCCGCCCCGCAGGGCCAACTCTTGCCGCTCGGCCCGGTGCACATCCGGTCGACATCGGTCGGAATGATGCCGGGAAGCTGCACGCTCTTGCCGCCAATGGTCAGTATGCCGGCGCGGTCTGAAAACGGCCGCACCAGTTCCACCGGCTTTGCCTGCTCGCTGGGCTTTTGATCACCGTCGGGCGACGCTTGCTGAGATGGCGGTTCTGCGGGCACGGTCCGGTGGGCCGCGGCCTCCCGCTCCCTGTCCACCTGATCGGCCGGCATCTGGTTTGCCGGCGTCTGGCCTATATCGGTCTGGTCGGAGGCCGCCGGAGTTGCCTGCGCCAGTTGCGTCTCGTTCGAATTTGCCGGCGTCGTCTTTCGCTGCGCCAACTCGGTGGACGCGCTGCTTTCCGGCAAAATTGCCGGCTGCACGGCTGCGGTGGAGCTGCCTTTGTCAATTTGAGCCGCGCTGTCGGCGACAAGAGCTTTCGCCGTCTCTTCCAGTGTCGACGTCGGAGTTATAGGCGGTTGATGGCTGTTGTCCGCCGCCGCGGCAACGGCGGCAGATTGTACGGCGCTCGTATCGGCAGGTTGCTGGGCCGAAGCGGTTGTTGCCGGGACGGCGGCCTTTGCCATTTCCGTCGGCGCCGGCGTGCTCACGGCAGGTGCGCTTTCCGCTTTGGCTTTGGTCGACAAGCCAGAGCCATGCTCCTCAACCTGCACGGCAATCAGCGTCAGCCACGAACCGAGGACCACGCCTACGACGCTTGCAAGCCAAATATCACGACGCATCACGAGAAAACTTTCCTATTGGCTGGCCCAAATGATCCGCGCAATCCATTCGACATCCGCAAGATCGAAGCTTCGATTCGGATGTTCCGGGTTGAGCGACAGCAGTTCGATCGACCGCGCGGTTTGTCGCAGTAGCACCTTGGCCATGACTTCGCCCTCGCGGGTCTTGACCACGACGCGATCATTGCGCCTGATCTGCGCGCCCGGCTCAACGATCAGTATGTCGCCATCGCGATAGAGCGGCAGCATGCTCTCGCCCTGCACTTCCAGCGCGTAGACGCCTCCCTTTTGCCCCGGCGGCACCGGAAATTCCACCATGTCCCATCCCTGGCCAACCGGAAAGCCGCCGTCATCGAAAAAGCCGCCGGAACCGGCTTGGGCAAAGCCGAGCAGCGGTATGGAGCTTGCCGGCATTGGGAAGGAGCGATCGAATGTGCCGCTGGCGCCATCCGCCGACCGCATGAAGCCGAGAAACTGCTCGATGCTGGCCCCGGTTGCGTCCAGAACCTTGGCGATCGATTCAGTCGACGGCCAGCGCAGGCGCCCATCCTGGCTCAACCGCTTTGACTTGTTAAACGAAGTGGGGTCGAGGCCAGCGCGCCGGGCAAGACCTGATGCCGTGAGGGCATGCCGTTCGGCAAGCCTGTCGATTGCACTCCATATCTGCTCATGTGACAGCATCGCCGTTCAGCACTCGGAAGCCGGATTGTCCGGCGTTTGGCCCTAAAAGAAAGGTTAACCGAGGCTTTTTTACGAGTAAAGCGGAGCGTAGGAATAAGGTCCTTTATCCCCCTGCTTTCGCTTTTGATTCCAGTGGCTTCAGGTCTTTTGCGGTTGCGCCTGGGTGTCGGGCGCCTCCTTCTGGAATTCTTTCGCCATCCCCATGAAGCCGCGCATGAATTTCTGCATGATGCCGAGGGTTCGATCGATCTCGGCGTCACTCGGCAGGTTCGATCCACTGCTTGCGGCCACTGTCTTTTCCAGCTTCGAGACGCGATCTGAGAGGCGGTCGAGTTCGTTTTCATAGGCTGCGCGCTCATCGGCAGCCATGCGGCAGACCAGATTGCCGTTCTGATCATCGCAGATCGACATGGCGCCCGTCTGCTTGTCCAGACGGACGAAATGATCGCCGCTGCGCTCGAGCTGGAAGCGCGCCGGGTCCGGCTCCGCGGCATGGCCGGGCGTCGCGAGAAGAAGAGCGGCAGGCAGGATGAGGGCCGCAAGGCCCGATATCGTTTCCTTCGTCATGTCATCCTCCGGATTTTCTGCTTTACTGTGCATCCATCTGCACTTTTCCCCGTGGACATCGGCAACGGTTTTCGTGCAAAGCCCTATCAAGGACAAAAGTCATGTAAGGATGATGACCGCGATGCCAGTGGTTTACAAGATCGTGCCGGATACGCTCTGGCAGCAAGC comes from the Rhizobium sp. NXC24 genome and includes:
- a CDS encoding tellurite resistance TerB family protein is translated as MNKPLSAHEALIYVMVIASAVDRTMNDKELGRIGELIHALPVFDGFDDERLISVSRDCAKLLAGSEGLDIVLETVRDTLPARLYDTAYALAVEVASADFSVKAEELRLLSLLRDRLGLDKLTCAAIERSAIARYRKG
- a CDS encoding thermonuclease family protein, giving the protein MRRDIWLASVVGVVLGSWLTLIAVQVEEHGSGLSTKAKAESAPAVSTPAPTEMAKAAVPATTASAQQPADTSAVQSAAVAAAADNSHQPPITPTSTLEETAKALVADSAAQIDKGSSTAAVQPAILPESSASTELAQRKTTPANSNETQLAQATPAASDQTDIGQTPANQMPADQVDREREAAAHRTVPAEPPSQQASPDGDQKPSEQAKPVELVRPFSDRAGILTIGGKSVQLPGIIPTDVDRMCTGPSGKSWPCGAAARTAFRMYLRGRTVDCDLPSPTWQGTVIGACRYVRVDLSEWLVRFGWAEPEAGSPLVALAEQAKQQKRGIYGDDPRVGGKSTLGPAPAKENPLNPI
- a CDS encoding helix-turn-helix transcriptional regulator, whose product is MLSHEQIWSAIDRLAERHALTASGLARRAGLDPTSFNKSKRLSQDGRLRWPSTESIAKVLDATGASIEQFLGFMRSADGASGTFDRSFPMPASSIPLLGFAQAGSGGFFDDGGFPVGQGWDMVEFPVPPGQKGGVYALEVQGESMLPLYRDGDILIVEPGAQIRRNDRVVVKTREGEVMAKVLLRQTARSIELLSLNPEHPNRSFDLADVEWIARIIWASQ